Proteins from a genomic interval of Medicago truncatula cultivar Jemalong A17 chromosome 3, MtrunA17r5.0-ANR, whole genome shotgun sequence:
- the LOC112420117 gene encoding uncharacterized protein, with product MDLFVHQFEDIPDNIQEDEDSSESDEDESLQHDADEEDEHHNRNEDEDEDKDMWGNILSGTQPQPTQEAVPIRTAYCPPLHMRNLDVAAFDALPTDDHWNMIVPLDGAIAEGMTFHSKEDCLYAIKSFHIRQLVDYNVIHSDPRRYVIQCTQETCGFKLRASYRKRSGKWMIGTISGQHNCTSNSLPQDHRKLNYKLISDNIKTLVHADASTKPKLIIAHIQEKFNYTTTYKKALMAKNATIESIYRNWDESYNVLPQWLNVMKETNPGTVFDLKTRVGENGETQFHRLFWAFFPCIHGFKYCKPVVHVYGTWLYGKYKGTLLLAVEQDGNNKMIPKRWE from the coding sequence ATGGATCTTTTCGTTCATCAATTTGAAGACATCCCAGACAACATTCAAGAAGACGAAGACAGTAGTGAAAGTGACGAAGACGAGTCACTTCAACATGATGCAGATGAAGAAGACGAACACCACAATAGAAACGAAGATGAAGACGAAGACAAAGACATGTGGGGCAACATTTTGTCTGGCACCCAACCACAACCAACACAAGAGGCAGTACCGATCAGAACAGCTTATTGTCCCCCACTGCATATGCGTAACCTTGATGTTGCTGCATTTGATGCTCTACCTACGGACGATCACTGGAATATGATTGTTCCGCTCGATGGAGCGATTGCGGAAGGAATGACATTTCATAGCAAAGAAGACTGTCTGTATGCCATCAAGTCTTTCCACATCCGACAATTAGTAGATTACAATGTTATACACTCAGATCCAAGAAGATATGTCATTCAATGTACACAGGAGACATGTGGATTCAAGTTGAGAGCATCCTACAGAAAAAGGAGTGGCAAATGGATGATTGGGACAATCTCTGGTCAACACAACTGCACATCGAATTCATTACCACAAGATCATCGCAAGCTCAACTACAAACTTATAAGCGATAACATCAAAACACTTGTTCATGCAGATGCTTCGACTAAGCCAAAGTTGATCATTGCGCACATACAAGAAAAGTTCAACTACACAACCACATACAAAAAGGCGTTGATGGCAAAGAACGCGACAATCGAATCTATTTACAGGAATTGGGATGAATCTTATAATGTTCTTCCGCAATGGTTGAATGTGATGAAGGAAACAAATCCAGGAACCGTATTCGATTTGAAGACGCGGGTTGGAGAGAATGGAGAGACACAATTTCATCGTCTATTTTGGGCCTTCTTTCCATGTATCCACGGGTTCAAGTACTGTAAACCAGTTGTCCATGTCTACGGGACATGGTTGTATGGCAAGTACAAAGGGACCTTATTGCTTGCGGTAGAACAAGATGGGAATAACAAAATGATTCCAAAAAGATGGGAATAA